In Halorubrum sp. PV6, a single window of DNA contains:
- a CDS encoding tubulin/FtsZ family protein, with protein MKLATIGVGNAGSKLIDQMIEFEFETGRNLCRHALVINTARTDLAKPQHIDEDRRVLIGDTHRKARGHGVGGDAEIGAEVAKTDIDEIRRVFDDVEIHEVDAVLVAAGLGGGTGSGAAPVVIEELQKMYDEPVYGLGVLPGTYEGGRPALNAARSLQSFVNKVDNFIAFDNDAWRSRGQTIEQGYEEMNEELATRIVTLLAAGEVDESEVGENAMDSSDIMRTLETGGVSSIGYASTDVTVAKEGLLAKFNESEEVQRESTDAAKIKGLVRRATNSRLTVPCDVSSADRALIVFAGPPDVISRKGVESAREWLEQKADTVDVLAGDDPRPDSTTLAAVVLLSNVTDTPRINEIQNQAVDAQNKIQQQDAVREEEIQSLITDDDNDLDPIV; from the coding sequence ATGAAGCTTGCAACCATCGGCGTCGGGAATGCAGGGAGCAAACTCATCGATCAGATGATCGAATTCGAGTTTGAAACGGGCCGTAATCTTTGTCGGCATGCGCTTGTCATTAATACCGCTCGAACTGACCTCGCTAAGCCACAACACATCGATGAAGACCGTCGCGTCTTGATCGGCGACACCCATCGGAAGGCTCGTGGTCACGGTGTCGGCGGTGACGCCGAGATCGGGGCCGAGGTTGCCAAAACGGATATCGATGAGATCAGGCGCGTCTTTGACGACGTCGAGATACACGAAGTTGATGCGGTTCTCGTCGCTGCCGGCCTCGGTGGCGGGACTGGCAGTGGCGCCGCGCCGGTTGTCATCGAGGAGCTACAAAAGATGTATGACGAACCGGTCTATGGGCTTGGGGTACTGCCCGGAACTTATGAGGGTGGCCGACCGGCACTCAACGCCGCCCGCTCACTTCAATCGTTTGTTAATAAAGTCGACAACTTCATCGCCTTCGATAATGATGCGTGGCGCTCTCGCGGACAGACGATAGAGCAAGGATACGAAGAGATGAACGAAGAGCTGGCAACACGGATTGTCACGCTGCTCGCGGCAGGGGAAGTTGATGAGTCGGAAGTCGGTGAAAATGCCATGGACTCCAGTGACATCATGCGAACGCTTGAAACCGGGGGTGTCTCTTCAATTGGTTACGCATCAACGGATGTTACTGTCGCAAAAGAGGGGTTACTGGCAAAATTCAACGAGTCAGAAGAAGTCCAACGCGAGTCTACTGACGCGGCAAAAATCAAGGGACTGGTTCGCCGAGCAACCAACTCGCGGCTTACTGTACCGTGCGATGTATCGAGTGCTGACCGGGCGCTCATCGTGTTCGCTGGTCCGCCGGATGTAATTTCCCGGAAAGGTGTCGAGTCCGCCAGAGAGTGGCTCGAACAAAAAGCGGACACTGTTGATGTCCTTGCCGGTGACGACCCCCGTCCGGATTCTACGACACTTGCGGCTGTAGTGTTACTTTCGAACGTGACCGACACGCCCCGGATCAACGAAATTCAGAATCAGGCTGTTGACGCCCAAAATAAGATCCAACAGCAAGATGCCGTTCGCGAGGAGGAAATACAGTCGCTAATTACGGATGACGATAATGACCTGGATCCGATCGTCTGA
- a CDS encoding undecaprenyl-diphosphate phosphatase, with translation MCVVITTEITVAILAGVVQGIVEWLPVSSQGNLALVLTFLGTSPAMAVQLALFLQLGTTVSAAAYYRDEVAAALRATPGWRPSHAYEGESAIVSYIGIASLCTGLVGIPLYVFAVDIAGQLTGGVFIAGIGVLLILTGGIQLASESVGLGGREKPTFTDSILVGAVQGIAILPGVSRSGVTTSALLFRSYDPPAAFRLSFLLSIPASLGAAALTLVGAGGLPGITPIAAGVALAVSGVVGYLTIGALMRFVDRVPFWAVCFGLGGLAILGGGVAAVVV, from the coding sequence ATGTGTGTAGTGATTACTACGGAGATTACAGTTGCCATCCTCGCGGGGGTTGTCCAGGGCATCGTTGAGTGGTTGCCTGTCTCAAGCCAAGGTAATCTCGCACTCGTGTTGACCTTTCTTGGCACTAGTCCCGCTATGGCCGTTCAGCTTGCGCTGTTCTTACAGCTTGGAACGACAGTCTCTGCAGCGGCATACTATCGAGACGAAGTCGCGGCTGCGCTTCGTGCAACACCCGGCTGGCGGCCATCACACGCATACGAGGGTGAGTCTGCGATTGTCTCATACATCGGGATCGCCTCACTGTGTACCGGTCTCGTCGGGATTCCGCTGTACGTTTTTGCGGTTGATATTGCCGGTCAGCTCACGGGTGGGGTGTTCATCGCTGGAATCGGCGTCCTGCTTATTCTTACTGGTGGCATCCAGTTGGCCTCCGAGTCGGTCGGACTTGGCGGTCGTGAGAAACCGACGTTCACTGATTCCATACTTGTTGGCGCCGTACAGGGAATAGCAATTCTCCCCGGTGTTTCACGCTCAGGTGTCACGACAAGTGCACTTCTATTTCGGAGTTATGATCCACCGGCTGCCTTTCGACTGTCATTTCTGCTTTCAATTCCAGCGAGTCTCGGTGCCGCTGCCCTGACGCTCGTCGGCGCAGGCGGGCTTCCGGGGATTACGCCGATCGCTGCTGGGGTAGCACTCGCAGTAAGCGGCGTAGTTGGGTATTTGACCATTGGTGCGTTAATGCGATTCGTCGACCGTGTCCCATTCTGGGCGGTCTGTTTCGGATTGGGGGGGCTCGCAATCTTGGGTGGTGGTGTTGCCGCTGTAGTCGTATGA
- a CDS encoding DUF4330 family protein, with translation MELIDDDGRLFGAVNVIDALVVLVIVAVVVAGAAFVLSDDPAPAPDTETTYATLDLGVQESYIVDAIEEGDTYEPDGSSTLRVTDVHLTPQDGNARVLLRVALEGQLNNQNNLVYAGAPPRLGRSLTLETNRYTVTGQLREVGESDALTQSQQRVTLTTELDAGTAEAIRPGDEIRVAGRTVAQIEDVTTYATNTTKRRVFAAVSLTAHHQQGERRFSGQPLRRGQTITLPTEEYVLDGQIEQVGGDGSLGAMTTRTVTLRMEDVREDYADAIEPGMIERTGDTTVARITDVETEPSLIIATGEDGSINVADHPVNRDVTITADLQLRETPAGLTFKGDQLRQGSTVVLDLGTVTVEAEVVMATQ, from the coding sequence ATGGAGCTAATCGACGACGATGGCCGACTTTTCGGCGCGGTAAACGTCATCGACGCGCTTGTCGTGCTGGTTATTGTTGCGGTTGTGGTCGCGGGGGCCGCGTTCGTACTTTCCGATGATCCTGCCCCTGCCCCCGACACCGAGACGACGTACGCCACGCTAGATCTGGGCGTTCAAGAGTCGTACATTGTTGACGCAATCGAAGAGGGCGACACCTACGAACCCGACGGCTCCTCGACGCTCCGGGTGACAGACGTCCATCTCACACCACAAGACGGGAACGCGAGAGTCCTACTCCGTGTGGCATTGGAAGGGCAGCTCAACAATCAGAACAACCTCGTGTACGCTGGAGCCCCACCGCGACTTGGCCGGAGTCTGACGCTCGAAACGAACCGTTACACCGTGACCGGCCAGCTTCGTGAGGTTGGTGAATCTGATGCGCTGACGCAATCACAGCAGCGCGTCACTCTCACGACAGAGCTTGATGCAGGAACAGCCGAGGCAATCAGGCCGGGCGATGAAATTCGCGTCGCCGGCCGGACTGTAGCCCAAATTGAGGATGTCACCACGTATGCAACTAATACCACCAAGCGGCGTGTGTTCGCAGCCGTCTCGCTTACTGCACACCACCAACAGGGAGAACGCCGCTTCAGCGGTCAGCCGCTCCGTCGTGGCCAGACGATTACACTCCCAACAGAGGAGTATGTGCTTGACGGGCAGATCGAACAGGTCGGTGGTGATGGGAGCCTCGGCGCGATGACGACACGGACAGTGACGCTCCGGATGGAAGATGTTCGTGAAGATTACGCCGATGCAATCGAGCCCGGGATGATAGAACGCACCGGAGATACGACCGTGGCCCGCATTACCGACGTCGAGACCGAGCCTTCACTTATTATCGCGACGGGTGAAGATGGAAGCATCAACGTTGCCGACCATCCGGTCAACCGTGATGTCACAATTACGGCTGACCTGCAGCTACGCGAGACGCCCGCCGGACTCACGTTCAAAGGTGACCAACTCCGGCAGGGATCGACGGTTGTACTCGATCTCGGAACGGTAACTGTCGAAGCGGAAGTCGTCATGGCCACACAGTAA
- a CDS encoding VanZ family protein translates to MGRIRVPLVPRTLRWGVVIAVAAMILYYSVFTPPGSGAIRTGPFGVFAYGVWLHGLAYAGLAITLAYAVQDRPWRDRTVLVGVFLMAVGYGVGVELLQSTLATRTAAFDDILVNAVGAGVAAVCWRVLTRRVRFYRAQRLAEIEMPV, encoded by the coding sequence ATGGGTCGGATCCGCGTGCCGCTGGTTCCACGGACGCTGCGGTGGGGAGTAGTCATTGCCGTCGCAGCGATGATTCTGTATTATTCGGTGTTTACCCCACCAGGAAGCGGCGCGATCCGAACCGGGCCGTTTGGAGTCTTTGCGTACGGCGTGTGGCTGCACGGACTCGCATATGCCGGGCTTGCGATCACGCTCGCATACGCCGTTCAAGACAGGCCATGGCGAGACCGCACAGTTCTCGTCGGTGTCTTTCTCATGGCAGTTGGCTACGGAGTGGGAGTTGAACTGCTTCAATCAACGCTGGCGACACGGACGGCTGCTTTCGACGATATTCTCGTGAACGCGGTCGGTGCCGGCGTCGCCGCGGTCTGTTGGCGGGTGCTGACACGTCGGGTCAGGTTCTATCGCGCGCAGCGGTTGGCAGAAATCGAAATGCCGGTCTGA
- a CDS encoding sugar transferase, producing MLSGWQYRLRSVGGVAVVTALAVAVANSTVVHTVLTQLPVIGRLAVDAPMGTEFVFEMATTVLIVTAAFLPLYKPRPRRILDTVALTQKRVMVAVLTLAAIGYFDYTYRLPRATLIVITPLLLVMLPAWFVWIRGRPSGDAERAIIVGDDPGEIERLANDIEMPLLGHLCPTSVFLTERSSTPVTAVADGGFTLGGLDRLGGLSRIEDVLVECDVDTVVLAFEHTDRAEFFGALDACYEHGVDALVHRDHADRVLTADDDVGTLVSVDVEPWDIQDHILKRGFDVVFAAVGLVTLSPVIGAIVVAIKLDDGGSILYSQERTAVFGETFEVFKFRSMVPERESVEPVDDEVNDRITRVGKVLRQTHLDEIPQLWSILVGDMSVVGPRAVWTEEESLLEAQERSWRKRWFVKPGLTGLAQVNDAKSTDPEEKLRYDLQYVKQQSFTYDLKLVVRQIWKVGLDVVATIRGTPTE from the coding sequence ATGCTTTCCGGGTGGCAGTATCGACTGCGCAGCGTTGGCGGCGTCGCAGTCGTTACTGCCCTTGCGGTTGCAGTCGCAAACAGCACCGTAGTCCACACGGTGCTCACTCAGTTACCAGTGATCGGTCGGCTGGCCGTGGACGCGCCGATGGGCACCGAGTTTGTGTTCGAGATGGCGACGACGGTCCTCATCGTCACGGCGGCGTTTCTGCCGTTGTACAAACCCCGGCCGCGGCGCATTCTTGACACAGTCGCACTCACGCAAAAGCGGGTGATGGTTGCCGTGTTGACGCTCGCCGCAATCGGTTACTTCGATTACACGTATCGACTCCCGCGGGCGACGCTCATCGTGATCACGCCGCTGTTGCTCGTCATGCTACCTGCGTGGTTTGTTTGGATCCGAGGGCGGCCAAGTGGTGACGCCGAGCGCGCAATCATCGTGGGCGACGACCCGGGCGAGATCGAGCGCCTCGCGAACGATATCGAGATGCCACTGCTCGGACATCTGTGTCCCACGAGTGTGTTTCTAACTGAGCGGTCGTCAACTCCGGTGACGGCTGTCGCGGACGGTGGGTTCACACTCGGGGGGCTGGATCGACTGGGTGGGCTCTCTCGCATTGAGGACGTGCTGGTCGAGTGTGACGTTGACACAGTGGTTCTGGCGTTCGAGCACACAGACCGGGCCGAGTTCTTCGGTGCACTTGATGCCTGTTACGAACACGGTGTTGACGCGCTTGTCCATCGCGACCACGCCGACCGGGTGTTGACTGCCGACGACGATGTCGGAACGCTGGTCAGTGTCGATGTCGAGCCGTGGGACATCCAAGATCACATCCTCAAGCGTGGCTTTGACGTCGTGTTTGCGGCGGTTGGTTTGGTGACGTTGAGCCCCGTCATCGGTGCAATCGTGGTCGCGATCAAACTGGATGACGGTGGGTCGATCTTGTACAGTCAAGAGCGCACAGCGGTGTTCGGGGAGACGTTCGAGGTGTTCAAGTTCCGGTCGATGGTCCCTGAGAGAGAGTCTGTCGAGCCGGTCGATGACGAGGTGAATGATCGGATTACGCGAGTCGGGAAGGTGTTGCGACAGACGCATCTCGACGAGATTCCACAGCTGTGGTCGATCCTTGTCGGGGACATGAGCGTCGTCGGGCCGCGTGCCGTGTGGACTGAAGAAGAGTCGTTGTTAGAGGCCCAAGAACGGTCCTGGCGTAAACGCTGGTTCGTCAAGCCGGGACTGACGGGGCTTGCGCAGGTGAACGACGCAAAAAGTACGGACCCCGAAGAGAAATTACGATATGATCTACAGTACGTCAAACAGCAGTCGTTCACCTACGATCTGAAACTCGTCGTTCGCCAGATTTGGAAGGTCGGACTGGATGTGGTGGCGACGATCCGCGGGACGCCTACAGAATGA
- a CDS encoding RNA-guided endonuclease TnpB family protein: MEHSHRYHAYPTQKVAAGLEHHLDVHRQLYNHVRWDYEQAPEDNKPSEYDQNNKLPDWKREWPVFSKLHSKAAQATVARFYRNLSNLRKKKEKGYNVGRLKRQAPTDYRSVTYNQSGFDLDEKRGQDRFAYVRFSKIGWMKIRYHRPIPDHASIKEITFKKETTGEWFVSFGLETDDADLPEKPDVESLDASNSVGIDLGILNYIHTSDGKPVEWLDLENDYERLGREQRKLSRKEKGSNNYEKQRVEVAKLKCRIRRKVLDYQHKITTWLVREYDAVFVEDLNVKGMLEQSHNTRNKQDAAWRQFITLLEYKAELYGSHVVQVEARGTTKECASCGVETAKPIWVREHSCPSCGFETDRDANAAMNVLQRGFAELGLGWPEDTPVETVTATDTTHFESVSASHVVETGSLGA; this comes from the coding sequence ATGGAACACAGTCACCGCTACCACGCTTACCCGACACAAAAGGTAGCGGCTGGACTGGAACACCATCTAGATGTTCATCGCCAGCTCTACAACCACGTCCGCTGGGACTACGAACAAGCCCCGGAAGACAATAAGCCGAGTGAGTACGACCAGAACAACAAACTTCCCGACTGGAAGCGAGAGTGGCCCGTCTTCAGTAAACTACACTCGAAGGCCGCCCAAGCCACCGTCGCACGCTTCTATCGGAACCTCTCGAACCTTCGCAAGAAGAAAGAGAAGGGATACAACGTTGGTCGGCTCAAACGGCAAGCACCCACCGATTATCGAAGCGTCACGTACAACCAGTCTGGTTTCGACCTCGATGAAAAGAGGGGCCAAGACAGGTTCGCGTACGTCCGCTTCAGCAAAATCGGTTGGATGAAGATTCGTTACCACCGCCCGATTCCCGACCACGCCAGCATCAAAGAGATCACGTTCAAGAAGGAGACGACTGGCGAGTGGTTCGTCTCCTTCGGCCTCGAAACCGACGACGCCGATCTCCCCGAGAAACCCGACGTGGAATCGCTGGACGCGAGCAACAGCGTCGGCATCGACCTCGGAATACTCAACTACATCCACACTAGCGACGGCAAACCCGTGGAGTGGCTCGACCTCGAAAACGACTACGAGCGACTCGGACGCGAACAGCGTAAGTTATCTCGGAAGGAGAAGGGGTCGAACAACTACGAGAAACAACGAGTCGAAGTTGCCAAACTCAAGTGTCGAATTCGCCGGAAGGTGCTGGACTACCAGCATAAGATAACGACATGGCTTGTCCGCGAGTACGACGCCGTATTCGTCGAAGACCTGAACGTGAAGGGGATGCTTGAACAGTCGCACAACACTCGAAACAAGCAGGATGCGGCGTGGCGACAGTTCATCACCCTGCTCGAATACAAAGCAGAATTGTACGGCAGTCACGTCGTGCAGGTCGAAGCCCGAGGTACAACCAAAGAATGCGCGTCGTGCGGTGTGGAGACAGCGAAACCCATCTGGGTCAGGGAACACTCCTGTCCGTCGTGTGGATTTGAGACGGACAGGGACGCGAATGCGGCGATGAACGTCTTACAGAGAGGCTTTGCTGAATTAGGGCTGGGATGGCCCGAAGACACGCCCGTGGAGACTGTGACCGCTACGGACACGACTCACTTCGAGTCCGTGTCTGCAAGTCATGTCGTGGAAACGGGAAGCCTCGGGGCTTGA
- a CDS encoding sugar-transfer associated ATP-grasp domain-containing protein yields MTLRPTTAHQRTATTASESNGTANIYTSAVAVVIDILTGEASGGYQQTRDTFIQSHPDTGGHIKFAIPEWEAVLAMASCAAISSGLGFAGVGIVLDEANGPMVFKMNRRPSLGIRNANMDGLLCRLRYVEDHGDHGQFQSATDRVRRAQEWAKQDCETFTQPSTDLEISSEVGAWCLRQIAATDYGRTRD; encoded by the coding sequence TTGACGCTACGTCCTACGACCGCTCACCAGCGAACCGCCACTACTGCCAGCGAATCAAACGGGACCGCCAACATCTATACCAGTGCTGTTGCCGTCGTTATCGATATTCTCACTGGCGAAGCGTCTGGTGGCTACCAGCAGACTCGCGATACGTTCATTCAGTCTCATCCTGATACGGGGGGCCACATCAAGTTCGCCATTCCGGAGTGGGAAGCAGTGCTCGCGATGGCCTCTTGCGCTGCGATCTCCAGCGGGCTTGGATTCGCCGGTGTTGGCATAGTCCTTGATGAGGCCAATGGACCGATGGTGTTCAAGATGAACCGGCGTCCTAGTCTGGGCATCCGAAACGCGAATATGGACGGCTTGCTTTGCCGTCTTCGCTACGTCGAAGACCACGGCGATCACGGCCAATTCCAATCTGCGACCGATCGCGTGCGACGCGCGCAAGAATGGGCCAAACAGGATTGCGAGACGTTCACCCAGCCGTCGACAGACCTCGAAATCAGTTCGGAGGTGGGGGCCTGGTGTCTTCGACAGATAGCGGCGACAGATTATGGCCGTACACGCGATTGA
- the csg gene encoding HVO_2072 family ArtA-dependent S-layer glycoprotein, with the protein MTNENNTRTKANAVFFSVLMVISMVAVGFAAAPAAAVNADDAENRDEITNGDLDGSIAITSGNTVYQGEENLAFVRPNGEEVTASDLEGTSGNREGTPLQMPIPVDQETGSYAIGGPDAADGAFNVTVVTPRITTAEVQYENSDVEQISTENAKDLSVYAEWNFDDAENLSVSVEDPSGDEITGEVLTDGSELNNSGDSVPLDLSTEDAGEYSVIFEGANNLDQSSVVQEYTIETTSQDQLAIDTAEDSVTRGDNLQYTLSGGTNGVEHVVGIDASDFRDGVSFDNAEDIFRNVQDVNATGVHNNSETGNMEYAYATVEIDGTQGVGSIETAYLDDSSIDIDVYTNSTPNDASDMVSADDVSFDVEEGEVSLNNPTDTYTVGSEVNINGTAQSADEVAIYARDNSDWELLDIDGEDGDVEDDYISVDSDDTFEEEDVRLSSASNIYSFEGQYDIGVVDTSDLSSADVGDASTLTTSQFSSASSARYTLSVQPGDLTANFGTINGQIDDVDSEIDVEGTAAGQDEVVIAFVGERGDTVTTTATVDSDETFEEDDIDISDISQGSVTGHVISPGRDGEYGDEFGTDAQTVAGKIADFGDGSSTGDQIRSQILSNTVEDTGSDDLIVNQNFRLNDPTLSINDVYPEQAEASGINPVATGETLVVDGDTNRQPDNAAITLELLTQEDDSVASASTDEWENDGQWSASFDTSDVETGTYIIEADDGESTDRVTVEIVEERQTDDSGSSDDSGSSDDSGSSDDSGSSDDSGSSDDSGSSDDSGSSDDSGSSDDSGSSDDSGSSDDSGSSDDSGSEDGTPGFGAIVALVALIAAALLATRRNN; encoded by the coding sequence ATGACAAACGAAAATAACACACGCACGAAGGCCAATGCGGTCTTCTTCAGCGTCCTCATGGTAATTTCCATGGTGGCCGTTGGATTTGCGGCTGCACCTGCTGCTGCGGTTAATGCAGACGATGCAGAGAATCGTGATGAGATAACAAATGGCGATCTTGACGGAAGTATCGCAATCACAAGTGGAAATACGGTCTACCAAGGCGAAGAAAACCTTGCCTTTGTTCGCCCTAATGGCGAAGAAGTCACGGCCAGTGATCTAGAAGGTACTTCCGGAAACCGAGAAGGTACTCCGTTGCAGATGCCTATTCCAGTAGACCAGGAAACTGGTTCCTACGCGATAGGTGGCCCGGACGCAGCTGACGGGGCGTTCAACGTAACGGTCGTCACGCCTCGGATCACCACCGCGGAGGTCCAATACGAGAACAGCGATGTTGAGCAGATTTCCACTGAGAACGCGAAAGATCTCAGCGTTTACGCAGAGTGGAACTTCGACGACGCTGAAAATCTGTCAGTGTCTGTCGAGGATCCGTCTGGTGACGAGATTACTGGTGAGGTCCTCACAGATGGAAGTGAACTCAACAACAGCGGCGATAGCGTCCCCCTCGACCTGAGCACCGAAGATGCCGGTGAATACAGCGTCATCTTCGAGGGTGCCAACAATCTTGACCAGAGCAGCGTGGTCCAAGAGTACACCATCGAGACCACCTCACAGGATCAGCTTGCGATCGACACTGCAGAGGACTCTGTCACGCGCGGTGACAATCTCCAATACACCCTGAGCGGCGGAACGAATGGCGTCGAACACGTTGTTGGCATTGACGCAAGTGACTTCCGCGACGGTGTCAGCTTCGACAATGCGGAGGACATCTTCCGTAACGTTCAGGATGTCAACGCCACTGGCGTCCACAACAACTCTGAAACGGGCAACATGGAGTACGCGTACGCCACTGTCGAGATTGATGGTACGCAGGGCGTTGGTTCTATCGAGACAGCGTATCTCGATGACTCCTCAATCGATATCGATGTCTACACCAACTCAACTCCGAATGACGCGAGTGACATGGTGTCTGCAGACGATGTCAGCTTCGATGTCGAAGAAGGTGAAGTTTCCCTCAACAACCCGACCGATACTTACACGGTCGGCTCTGAAGTCAACATCAATGGGACTGCCCAGAGCGCCGACGAAGTTGCGATCTACGCTCGTGACAACAGCGACTGGGAACTGCTTGACATCGACGGCGAAGATGGCGACGTTGAGGATGACTACATCTCCGTCGACTCGGACGACACGTTCGAAGAGGAAGATGTCCGGCTCTCGTCGGCCAGCAACATCTACTCTTTCGAGGGTCAGTATGACATCGGTGTCGTCGATACCTCTGACCTGAGCAGTGCCGATGTTGGCGACGCCAGCACACTCACCACATCGCAGTTCAGCAGTGCATCGAGTGCTCGGTACACGCTCAGTGTCCAGCCCGGTGATCTGACCGCCAACTTCGGCACGATCAACGGACAGATAGACGACGTTGATTCCGAAATTGACGTTGAGGGTACTGCAGCGGGTCAGGACGAAGTGGTCATCGCATTCGTTGGTGAGCGTGGTGACACGGTCACCACGACCGCAACCGTTGACAGCGATGAGACATTCGAAGAAGACGATATCGACATCAGCGACATCTCCCAGGGTTCGGTTACTGGTCACGTGATCTCACCCGGCCGTGACGGTGAGTACGGTGACGAATTCGGGACTGATGCGCAGACCGTTGCCGGCAAGATTGCAGACTTCGGCGACGGTAGCAGTACCGGCGACCAGATCCGCAGTCAGATCCTCTCGAACACGGTCGAAGACACTGGGAGCGACGACCTGATCGTCAACCAGAACTTCCGGCTGAACGATCCGACGCTCTCGATCAACGATGTCTACCCTGAGCAGGCAGAGGCCTCGGGCATCAACCCGGTCGCGACCGGCGAGACGCTCGTTGTCGACGGTGACACCAACCGTCAGCCCGACAACGCGGCGATCACGCTCGAACTCCTGACGCAGGAAGATGACTCTGTTGCGTCGGCTTCCACCGACGAGTGGGAGAACGACGGCCAGTGGAGCGCTTCCTTTGACACATCTGACGTTGAGACCGGCACGTACATCATCGAAGCTGACGATGGCGAGAGTACGGACCGTGTCACTGTCGAGATTGTCGAAGAGCGCCAGACTGACGACTCCGGTAGCTCCGACGACTCCGGTAGCTCCGACGACTCCGGTAGCTCCGACGACTCCGGCAGCTCCGACGACTCCGGCAGCTCCGACGACTCCGGTAGCTCCGACGACTCCGGTAGCTCCGACGACTCCGGTAGCTCCGACGACTCCGGTAGCTCCGACGACTCCGGTAGCTCCGACGACTCCGGTAGCTCCGACGACTCCGGCTCTGAAGACGGAACGCCCGGCTTCGGTGCCATCGTCGCGCTCGTCGCCCTCATCGCGGCTGCGCTGCTCGCGACCCGTCGCAACAACTAA
- a CDS encoding NAD-dependent epimerase/dehydratase family protein, whose product MQDKRILVTGGAGFIGSNLANRVAADNDVIAVDDTYLGTPENLDEDVKFVKASVVDDDFPADVDVVFHLAALSSRNMHESDPQRGCRVNVEGFVNTVERARQAGCDTVVYASTSSIYGSRTEPSPVEMDVEAHTAYEASKLARERYAEYYANHHEMDMAGLRFFSVYQGFAGNEEHKGEYANTVAQFADKIAAGKAPKLFGDGTQTRDFTHVSDVARACELAADHELTGVYNVGTQEAYTFNEMVAMINDALGTDIDPEYIKCPFDGYVHDTMADYSAFHDATGWEPEIEFEEGVELVCEPYQ is encoded by the coding sequence ATGCAAGACAAACGCATTCTCGTCACGGGCGGCGCGGGCTTCATCGGCTCGAACCTCGCGAACCGGGTCGCGGCCGACAACGACGTGATCGCCGTCGACGACACCTACCTCGGCACGCCCGAGAACCTTGACGAAGACGTGAAATTCGTCAAGGCCTCCGTGGTCGACGACGACTTCCCCGCCGACGTCGACGTCGTCTTCCACCTCGCCGCGCTCTCTTCGCGGAACATGCACGAGTCCGATCCCCAGCGCGGCTGCCGCGTCAACGTCGAGGGGTTCGTCAACACGGTCGAGCGCGCTCGACAGGCGGGCTGTGACACCGTCGTCTACGCCTCCACCTCCTCCATCTACGGCAGCCGCACCGAGCCGTCGCCGGTCGAGATGGACGTGGAGGCGCACACCGCCTACGAGGCCTCCAAGCTCGCCCGCGAGCGCTACGCCGAGTACTACGCCAACCACCACGAGATGGACATGGCGGGGCTCCGCTTCTTCTCGGTCTACCAAGGCTTCGCCGGCAACGAGGAACACAAAGGCGAGTACGCGAACACGGTCGCGCAGTTCGCCGACAAGATCGCCGCAGGCAAGGCGCCCAAGCTGTTCGGCGACGGCACCCAGACGCGCGATTTCACGCACGTCTCCGACGTGGCGCGCGCCTGCGAACTCGCCGCCGACCACGAGCTGACGGGGGTCTACAACGTCGGTACCCAGGAGGCGTACACGTTCAACGAGATGGTCGCCATGATCAACGACGCGCTCGGGACCGACATCGACCCGGAGTACATCAAGTGTCCCTTCGACGGCTACGTCCACGATACGATGGCCGACTACTCGGCGTTCCACGACGCGACCGGCTGGGAACCCGAAATCGAATTCGAGGAGGGCGTCGAGTTGGTGTGTGAGCCGTACCAGTAG
- a CDS encoding type II toxin-antitoxin system VapC family toxin, with the protein MSVFVDTGVFYAHHDTDAGRHETGMAALNTVLRSPEYGHVMTSDYIYDETVTLTQRRTGDVEAGLEVGRRIRGEGYPSAINLLHSSQTLFDRAVTIQEEYAEHRLSFTDAMTVVHVEHHDIDSVLSFDDDFDGVVTRLVPSTLSSGE; encoded by the coding sequence ATGAGCGTCTTCGTCGATACCGGAGTGTTCTACGCGCACCACGATACCGATGCCGGCCGGCACGAGACGGGGATGGCGGCACTAAACACCGTTCTCAGATCGCCCGAATACGGTCACGTGATGACGAGCGACTACATTTACGACGAGACGGTAACGCTGACCCAGCGACGAACGGGTGACGTCGAGGCCGGACTCGAAGTCGGCCGACGAATCCGGGGCGAGGGATACCCGTCGGCTATCAACCTGCTCCACTCGTCCCAGACGCTCTTCGACCGCGCGGTGACGATACAAGAGGAGTACGCCGAGCACCGTCTGAGCTTCACTGACGCGATGACCGTGGTCCACGTCGAACACCACGATATCGACTCCGTGTTGAGTTTCGACGACGATTTCGACGGTGTCGTTACCCGACTCGTGCCGAGCACGCTCTCGTCCGGAGAGTAG